One stretch of Amycolatopsis tolypomycina DNA includes these proteins:
- a CDS encoding SPFH domain-containing protein, protein MSLGLVTVGAGHAAVIERGGRFRAVLGPGRHFVLPFADRVRARFDLGDQILSAPPRPVEAGDGHEVLIGFEVVFAVTDPRLATYEIAGPALAIEQLTRTALRQEAGLTTAERAVTAPGDLHRTVWTVLHDTTGRWGVTTKELQLAVSPPAAPGTPSTAQEWY, encoded by the coding sequence GTGAGCCTCGGCCTCGTCACCGTCGGCGCGGGCCACGCCGCGGTGATCGAACGCGGCGGGCGGTTCCGCGCCGTGCTCGGCCCCGGCCGCCACTTCGTGCTCCCGTTCGCCGACCGGGTCCGCGCCCGGTTCGACCTCGGTGACCAGATCCTCTCGGCCCCGCCCCGCCCGGTCGAAGCCGGCGACGGGCACGAGGTCCTCATCGGCTTCGAGGTCGTCTTCGCCGTCACCGACCCGCGCCTGGCCACCTACGAAATCGCCGGCCCGGCGCTCGCGATCGAACAGCTGACCCGCACCGCGCTGCGGCAGGAAGCCGGCCTGACCACCGCCGAGCGCGCCGTCACCGCGCCCGGCGACCTGCACCGTACAGTGTGGACGGTGCTGCACGACACGACCGGCCGCTGGGGCGTCACCACGAAGGAACTGCAGCTCGCGGTGAGCCCGCCCGCCGCGCCCGGAACGCCGTCAACCGCGCAAGAATGGTACTAG